The DNA sequence TGCGATCGCGACTACAACAGGTACGAACACGGCCGAGATAGAATCAGCAAGCTTAGCTATCGCAGGTTTGCTGCTTTGTGCTTGGCGAACCATCTGAATGATTCGAGCCAGCATGGTGCTTGAGCCAATCCCAGTTGCTTCAATGATTAAGCTGCCATCACCATTAATGGTTCCTGCTGAAACACCATCATTAATCGATTTAACGTTGGGAAGCGGTTCGCCAGTCAGCATCGATTCATCGATATAAGATTCGCCAGATACCACGACACCATCAACCGGCACTTTCTCACCGGGTTTTACTCGTACTTGCATGCCGACCTGAATCGCTTCTACGGCGATGGTTTGTTCTTTACCATCGACGATAACTACCGCTTTTTGAGGTTGTAAGTTAATCAGTGCCTGTAAAGATTTGGTGGTGCGTGCTTTGGCTTTGGCTTCAATGTAGTGTCCTAAAGAGATAAGGCCGATAATCATTGCACTTGCTTCAAAATAGACATGACGTGATGGTTCTGGGAACCATGATGGAATCAGTACAACCAGCATTGAATAGAACCACGCTGCACCCGTGCCCAAAGCGACCAAGGTATCCATGGTCGCACGCTTATGCATGAGAGACTGCCAAGCATTCGTGAAGAAGCTGCGTCCCGAGGTCGCAAGCAGTATCAAACAGACCACACCAACCAATCCCCAAGCCAATTGATCGTTAAATGTAACAATGGTCATGCTGCCACCGAACAGACCCCACGCCATCAGCGGAGCTCCGATAACCAGCGCGCTTACTGAATTCTTTAGGAAAACTTTTTGGGTACGAAGTTGTTGTTCTTGCTGTTTTTGTTGTTGAGTCGCCGCGTCATCAACGAACTCCGCACCATAACCTGCGGTTTTTACCGATTCTATGAGAGCGTTCTCGATGACGTCACGTGTTTTAGACGTGAAGACCAAGGCTGTCTGTTCAGCGAGGTTGATCTGAGCTTGGTCGACGAACTCATTCTTTTTCAACGCTTTCTCTACCGAAGAAACGCAACTCGCACACGTCATTCCCTCAAGAACAAGGTGATAGGTATATTGGCTAGCTGCAGGTTTAGCTTGTGTCGGTTCTACGGGCGCTGGTTTTTTATCTTCTTTTGAATCTGAACTCGATAAAAGGTCATTAGCTTCAGAGTAGGGAGTCGCGTGATAACCCACGCTTTCGATCAGCGCAATAACCTCTGATTCTGCAAGCAAAGTAACCAAGGACAATTCATGTTTGCTGACTTCTAGGTCTGAGATTTGCTCGGTCTGCTCAAGTGCTTGAGTCAGTTTGCTCACGCACTTGCCACAGCTGAGCCCCGATAATGATAGATGCAGCGAATTACCCATGGAATAACTAAGGGTCGCTAACTGTTCGTTGAGTTCAAAGTAGCTAAAAGGAGTCGAAATGTCGATGTACGTCGGCGATATGTCGTTGATCGTCGTGTTATCGAAATCACCAAACAGGGTGCGGACTTTCTTCGCGCAACCCATGCAATTTAGGCCGTTGAGTGCGGTAGTGTAATGGTTCATATCGATACTCCAATTCTCATCTACACCCAACATAAACCTTACCGTAAGGGTAAGGTCAAACATAAATTTAAAAAATTGATCTTAGTGGAATATGAATGGGTGGGTTACGTTGGTGAAATAAGCGTGAGTTAAAGAAAAGCGTGGCTATAATTTATTGGCTCAGGCTATAGATTTGCTACATCGAAGCTGAATTTAGCCTTTCTACACTCGCTTTCGTACAACAACAGCGCATTAATCATTCACTACTGATTGTAGATTTAAGCGGTGGTGATAAAATAGCGCCCAAAATTTAGTGATATTTGTCTATTACAGACTTTGTAATAGACCCCACTAAAAGAATCACCTACATAATCAAGGTATTTAAATGACGGTTAAAACTCGTTTTGCTCCTAGCCCAACTGGCTATCTTCACGTTGGTGGTGCACGTACTGCACTTTACTCTTGGCTATTCGCTAAGAACCAAGGTGGTGAATTCGTTCTACGTATCGAAGACACGGACCTTGAGCGTAACTCTCAAGAAGCGGTTGATGCAATTCTAGAAGGCATGCAATGGATGGGTATGGAATGGGATGAAGGTCCTTACTACCAATCTAAGCGTTTTGACCGTTACAACGAAATGGTTGATAAGCTACTTGCTGAAGACAAAGCATTCAAATGCTACGCGTCTAAAGAACTGCTTGATGAGATTCGTGCAGTACAAGAAGAAAACAAAGAAATGGCTCGTTACGATGCTAACCACCCTAAAATTGTTGCAGCAAACGAAGCAGCAAAAGAAGGTGATGCATGCGTTATCCGTTTCCGTAACCCTAAAGAAGGCAGTGTAGTATTTGATGACCAAATCCGTGGTCGCATTGAAATCTCTAACAGCCAACTTGATGACCTAATCATTCGTCGTACAGACGGTGCTCCAACTTACAACTTCGTGGTTGTAGTGGATGACTGGGATATGGGTATTACACACGTTGTTCGCGGTGAAGACCACATCAACAACACACCTCGTCAAATCAACATCTACGAAGCACTAGGCGCGCCAGTTCCAACTTTCGCTCACTGTGCAATGATTCTTGGTGATGACGGTGCGAAACTTTCTAAGCGTCACGGCGCTGTTTCTGTAATGCAATACCGCGATGAAGGTTACCTACCAAATGCACTGAATAACTACCTAGTTCGTTTAGGTTGGTCTCACGGTGACCAAGAGATCTTCTCTCAAGAAGAGATGATTGAGTTCTTCAGCCTTAAAGCAATCAGTAAGTCTGCATCTGCATTCAACACTGAAAAGCTGCTTTGGTTGAACAACCACTACATCAAGACTTCTGAGCCTGAGTACGTTGCAAAATACTTGCAATGGCACCTAGACGCACAGAAGCTCGATACAACAAACGGCCCAGCGATCACTGAAGTGATCAAGCTAGTTGGCGAGCGTTGTAACACGCTTATCGAACTTGCTGAGCAGTCTCGTTACTTCTACGAAGACTTCTCTGAGTTTGAAGCTGGCGCAGCGAAGAAGCACCTACGTGGTGTTGCTAAAGGCCCACTAGAGCTTGCTCTTGCTAAGGTTGAAGCACTTGAAGATTTCACTACTGCAAACATCAAAGATGGTGTGATTGCAGCAGTATGTGAAGAGCTAGAGATCGGCATGGGTAAAATCGGTATGCCACTTCGCGTAGCAGTAACAGGTGGCGGTCAGTCTCCTTCTGTTGATGCAGTAATGGAGCTTGTTGGTAAAGAGCGCGTAATCGCTCGTATCAAGATGGCTCTTGAGTTCATCGCTGAGCGTGAAGCTAACGCTTAATTGAGCGATTGCTAGATTCAAAAAAGGGTCAGCAACTTGGTTACTGACCCTTTTTATTTGTCTTGAG is a window from the Vibrio splendidus genome containing:
- a CDS encoding heavy metal translocating P-type ATPase is translated as MLGVDENWSIDMNHYTTALNGLNCMGCAKKVRTLFGDFDNTTINDISPTYIDISTPFSYFELNEQLATLSYSMGNSLHLSLSGLSCGKCVSKLTQALEQTEQISDLEVSKHELSLVTLLAESEVIALIESVGYHATPYSEANDLLSSSDSKEDKKPAPVEPTQAKPAASQYTYHLVLEGMTCASCVSSVEKALKKNEFVDQAQINLAEQTALVFTSKTRDVIENALIESVKTAGYGAEFVDDAATQQQKQQEQQLRTQKVFLKNSVSALVIGAPLMAWGLFGGSMTIVTFNDQLAWGLVGVVCLILLATSGRSFFTNAWQSLMHKRATMDTLVALGTGAAWFYSMLVVLIPSWFPEPSRHVYFEASAMIIGLISLGHYIEAKAKARTTKSLQALINLQPQKAVVIVDGKEQTIAVEAIQVGMQVRVKPGEKVPVDGVVVSGESYIDESMLTGEPLPNVKSINDGVSAGTINGDGSLIIEATGIGSSTMLARIIQMVRQAQSSKPAIAKLADSISAVFVPVVVAIAAIAALVWFLVGPQPSASYMLVVSTTVLIIACPCALGLATPLSITVGVGKAAEFGVLIKDADVLQSASKIDAVVFDKTGTLTQGKPTVQQAFYGDLPEQELLAYAYSVEVGSEHPLAKAVCQYAESLQVSALPHSEFENQRGLGVQAIINGKNVQVGSLKYLTQLGIETEIGADFIELCRSQAWTPIFVVIGQKLEGIFGISDALKIDSKQAIAQLKSAGIHTVLLTGDNDSVAQAIGKSVGIDEVISEVLPEQKAQHIVQLQQQYKSVAMVGDGINDAPALAQADIGIAMGNGSDVAIESAQMTLLNSSPLSVSNAIELSQATVRNMKQNLFGAFIYNSLGIPIAAGVLYPFFGFLLSPVVAGAAMAMSSITVVSNANRLRLFKPTHSNINKNHIHEVHHDS
- the gltX gene encoding glutamate--tRNA ligase, producing MTVKTRFAPSPTGYLHVGGARTALYSWLFAKNQGGEFVLRIEDTDLERNSQEAVDAILEGMQWMGMEWDEGPYYQSKRFDRYNEMVDKLLAEDKAFKCYASKELLDEIRAVQEENKEMARYDANHPKIVAANEAAKEGDACVIRFRNPKEGSVVFDDQIRGRIEISNSQLDDLIIRRTDGAPTYNFVVVVDDWDMGITHVVRGEDHINNTPRQINIYEALGAPVPTFAHCAMILGDDGAKLSKRHGAVSVMQYRDEGYLPNALNNYLVRLGWSHGDQEIFSQEEMIEFFSLKAISKSASAFNTEKLLWLNNHYIKTSEPEYVAKYLQWHLDAQKLDTTNGPAITEVIKLVGERCNTLIELAEQSRYFYEDFSEFEAGAAKKHLRGVAKGPLELALAKVEALEDFTTANIKDGVIAAVCEELEIGMGKIGMPLRVAVTGGGQSPSVDAVMELVGKERVIARIKMALEFIAEREANA